In Papaver somniferum cultivar HN1 unplaced genomic scaffold, ASM357369v1 unplaced-scaffold_135, whole genome shotgun sequence, one DNA window encodes the following:
- the LOC113334264 gene encoding uncharacterized protein LOC113334264 produces the protein MSFNQDISRRTNGLAVSHDEGFGEVVRALNAVAQAMQQQVNLNQNAPPPPPPPNQRALLVRRFSEQKPDSFKGSPDPLVAEDWIDKIEKIFTLLGVNDEDKLDLAVFKLEGEATRWWDLTRRSRNDGLFTWVEFRLAFLNKYFPQTARNQRMIEFMQLTQRNMTVAQYQAKFEELSRFAIHLVENEELEAFKFQEGLRPSIKGRLSILKITSYNEIVERAMIAERDIEEANRIRERHNGDKNKNKNNNHPYQKKGNGPNMELPAPSCYHCKQPGHFKRNCPALISHRNQQPFIPQNQRQGYQQNRPQNNPPQYQARQPPQQPKAFNIAHVGQDPDNSVVEGTFLVYNSWAKILFDTGATHSFIASSFVLSLGLKT, from the coding sequence ATGTCCTTCAATCAGGACATTTCTCGTCGTACGAATGGTTTAGCCGTCTCACATGATGAGGGTTTCGGTGAGGTTGTTCGTGCTTTGAATGCTGTTGCTCAAGCGATGCAACAACAAGTGAATCTTAATCAGAATGCACCTCCTCCCCCTCCACCACCTAATCAACGAGCTTTGTTAGTTAGAAGGTTTAGTGAACAAAAGCCCGATTCCTTTAAAGGTAGTCCTGATCCACTGGTCGCTGAAGATTGGATAGATAAGATTGAGAAAATATTCACCCTATTAGGCGTGAATGACGAGGATAAGCtggatcttgctgtttttaagcTTGAGGGTGAGGCCACTCGCTGGTGGGACTTGACTCGTCGTTCTAGGAATGACGGTCTGTTTACCTGGGTAGAATTTCGACTCGCCTTCCTAAATAAGTACTTTCCACAAACTGCACGAAACCAACGCATGATCGAGTTTATGCAGTTGACTCAGAGAAATATGACCGTAGCACAGTACCAAGCCAAGTTTGAAGAACTTTCTCGTTTTGCTATTCATCTGGTGGAGAATGAAGAGCTGGAGGCTTTTAAGTTTCAGGAGGGACTTAGACCTTCAATTAAGGGTAGGTTGTCTATTTTGAAGATTACCTCTTATAATGAGATAGTGGAAAGAGCGATGATTGCTGAGAGAGACATTGAGGAGGCAAATCGAATTAGAGAACGTCACAATGGGGAtaagaacaagaataaaaataacaaccacCCATACCAGAAGAAAGGAAATGGACCGAATATGGAGCTTCCTGCACCTTCGTGTTATCATTGCAAGCAACCTGGACATTTTAAGAGGAACTGTCCTGCACTTATTTCTCATAGGAACCAACAACCCTTTATACCTCAGAACCAACGTCAAGGTTATCAGCAGAACCGTCCTCAGAACAATCCACCACAATACCAAGCTCGACAGCCCCCTCAGCAACCTAAGGCGTTCAACATTGCTCATGTTGGTCAGGATCCGGATAACTCAGTTGTTGAAGGTACATTCTTAGTTTACAATTCTTGGGCTAAGATATTGTTTGATACTGGTGCTACTCATTCGTTTATTGCTTCTTCGTTTGTTTTGTCTTTGGGTTTGAAAACTTAA